CTGACATTGTCGGTTACATCGTTACCGACATAACCGTTTCCCCGGGTGACGGCCTTTTCCAGGATCCCGCCCCGGTAGTAAAGTACAATGGAAACCCCGTCGATCTTCTCTTCGACGACAAAGGAGAGACCCGAAGCCTCCCTGCCGCTGGTGCGCCCCATCCAGCCGAGTAATTCTTCGACACTGTAGGCCTTATCCAGACTGAGCACGGGAACGCGGTGTTCCACCTCCGGAAAATCGGAAGAAAGATCACTTCCGACCCGAAGGGTAGGAGAATCCTCACGTTTTAGTTCCGGCCACTGCTCTTCCAATTCCTGAAGCCGAAGGAAGAGCCGGTCGTATTCGGTATCGGAAACCTCAGGCTTGCCTTCAACATAGTAGGCACGGTTATAACGGAAAAGGAGATCCGCAAGCCTGCGGATCTCCTCGGTTGCCTTCTCTTTCTGTACCTCGTCGTTCATTGCCGCGGTTTAGTTCCCCTTTCGTAAAAATGCATCACGGTAACCACCGGCTCTGAAACTGAGCAGTAGTGCGCCGCTTTCGTCCTTGCGTAAAGGCCCCACCATCACACGATAGCCGGCTCCATCATCTTTGGGATGGATGGTTACAGGATAGGTGGAAGCGAGGGATTGTGCAAGTCTTCCCGCCGCATCAGCCTCTTTAACCACCGCGATCTGCAGATAGTAGGCATGCTCATCCAGGTTCCTGACGAGGTAGGAATCGATGGGCACCGGTGCGGAAGTCGTTTGGGGTAAAGTCGCTTTCGACTCGGAAGATGTATCGACCGCCACAGCCGCTTTCTCGGCTTCGGGGAGCGTTTCGATTGCCGCTTTCTTTGACGCTTCCTGAGCATCAAGTTCCGCCGTATCGACCTGGGGCGGCCTGGCGTCGGCGCTTTCGATTACAAGTTCGGCATTTTCGGGTATGGTACCGGCACTTTTACCTTCGTCGACCATCACAGAGGCAATCTGTCGTTCGGGAGGGGTGGGAACCGCAGCCCCGGCATCCTTTTCAGACTCCGTTTCGGCAGGCGGACGAGGGCCCTCATTCTCTGCAAGGACCGGCCCCGCAGCTATCTCTTCCATTCCCGGCTCCTCAGCCTTTTCCACAAGGGAAGGCTCGGCAAGAGCCGAAACATCGGCACGCTCTTCGGCTTCGGGAGCGACCCGTTCTTCGGCTGATGCAAGAAGAAGGCCGGAAGAAATCGATTCCGCCGACTCTGGAAGCGGAGGCAGATCTGATACCGCAATCCGGTAGGATCCGTTCGTAGGAGCCTTGCCTGCCATCAGCCGGTCTTCATGAGGCCGAGGCACGAGAGGGGTATCGACACGATCCCAGCCGGTCCCATCGGCCTCTGCTGTGAGAACGGGAAGAGCAAGGATCCTTACCGGTCTGGAAGAGGAGGCAGCTTCACCAGCAGAACCTTCAGCCGCAAGAGCCTGGTCCCCTTCCCTCACCTCGGGTTCGGGAAGCGACGACCAGCCATATCCCGATTCAACCGAAGAGGGTTCCGTTCCGGAAGGAAGAGAGGCTATGACGGGACCGCTGTTATCAAGCGCAGACGAGGATGCCTCAACCGGGGAACCAGTTGGAGGTTGGGGCAAATCCGGGCTTTCGACACCGAC
The sequence above is drawn from the Sediminispirochaeta bajacaliforniensis DSM 16054 genome and encodes:
- a CDS encoding SPOR domain-containing protein, with amino-acid sequence MKRLRVMTTILMVTCLSLNTGTLIGQGEVFEGSIAVGNYGRLPASGLYAASNAFPKNSTVRVTDASSGKSVDVLVVEGLSNPNIFLLLSPEAAEKVGMASDDVIRASVLEIPAGDPVPISSTAEQSVNPDPDINPAASVPSDGEQAMIAAFIKEELAAADSAEAENTELGGPKSSEAEAVKPVVKEGEPKEAAATPPAEHTSEPDIPRAIALSERLPDDASKEWVGVESPDLPQPPTGSPVEASSSALDNSGPVIASLPSGTEPSSVESGYGWSSLPEPEVREGDQALAAEGSAGEAASSSRPVRILALPVLTAEADGTGWDRVDTPLVPRPHEDRLMAGKAPTNGSYRIAVSDLPPLPESAESISSGLLLASAEERVAPEAEERADVSALAEPSLVEKAEEPGMEEIAAGPVLAENEGPRPPAETESEKDAGAAVPTPPERQIASVMVDEGKSAGTIPENAELVIESADARPPQVDTAELDAQEASKKAAIETLPEAEKAAVAVDTSSESKATLPQTTSAPVPIDSYLVRNLDEHAYYLQIAVVKEADAAGRLAQSLASTYPVTIHPKDDGAGYRVMVGPLRKDESGALLLSFRAGGYRDAFLRKGN